The genomic segment CCATATTTTAATCCTGAAGTTGCAGCTGGACCTCAATTTCTGAAATGCTATGATCAAACATATTGCCAAGCAGGTTGCCGCCCTGTTGCAGCTGGACCTCAATTTCTGAAATGCTATGATCCCAAGTTCCTTGATATGCTTTATACCGCCGTTGCAGCTGGACCTCAATTTCTGAAATGCTATGATACGATGGTGGGAAACCTCTGAGAAATCAGAGGTTTTCTGCTGTTTGGCCTGATGAAAACAGCGCCGTTCGGTTTAAAACAGGATAAGCTGATCGGGATTTTTAAAGGCCGGATTCTGTTTTTTGCCTGTAAAGCTGATGATGTTTTCATACTGTTTATCCGTAAATGTCAGAATATTCACTTTACCATATTCCGGCAGATTTTGCTGTATTTTGCGGCAGTAGGTTTCAACTTTTTCCTTACTGCTGCAAAACCTTAAATATACGGAAAATTGGGACATCTCGAATCCCATATCCAAAAGAAAGTTCCGAAATTTACTGGCGGCTTTGCGCTGAGATATGGACATCACCGGCAGATCAAACATGACAGCCATCCACATGATACGGTACCCACTCAACTCCATTTTATCACCTCACCCCTTGATCCAGCGGCAAGGGAGCGCCCGGCAGAACCAACTGGTCTTTACCGTCCGCCAGAGATTGGGCCAGAGAGGAGGCAAGGCGCTCGACACAAACGGCAAGCGGGCTGACGCCAAGATCTGTTGTCATGTCCTGGCGGCCAATCCTGGCGAGATAGGCCTTGGTATCTTTATCCAGAACGATCTGATCATTGATCATTAAACGCCGAACCCGCAGATCGACAAGCGGCCGGAACGGCTCCATCAAATCATCCACCAGAGCCATCGCATTGTATTTATTGTGATGATGTAGGCCTATGGAAGGATGCAGCCCGGTGGCAGTTATCGCCCGGGCTGCCATGGCTCTCAGCACTGTATAGCCATAATTTAACAAGCTGTTGAGGCCCTCGGCGGACCGATCCCGTCTAAAATCCTTGCCGAAGAGCTGCAAAAAATACCGCCGGGCGGCCTGGGCTTCGATATTGTCCGGGTCGCCGGACCTGACGGATTTTTTGAGATTTCTGAGGCCGTCTGATTTAAGGTTCATGATGTCCAGGATATTGGCCTGATGATCAATCTTGCTTCGGACCAGGG from the Luteithermobacter gelatinilyticus genome contains:
- the cas2 gene encoding CRISPR-associated endonuclease Cas2, which produces MELSGYRIMWMAVMFDLPVMSISQRKAASKFRNFLLDMGFEMSQFSVYLRFCSSKEKVETYCRKIQQNLPEYGKVNILTFTDKQYENIISFTGKKQNPAFKNPDQLILF
- the cas1 gene encoding type II CRISPR-associated endonuclease Cas1; amino-acid sequence: MVGHIVEIAEDDRHLSALRGFLRVECHGEEVGRVALDDISALIINAHGLTYTNNLVTALSDRKAIMVICGPNHMPKAWLWPMEGHHQQGGRVRHQIEAGRPLQKRLWQTLVRSKIDHQANILDIMNLKSDGLRNLKKSVRSGDPDNIEAQAARRYFLQLFGKDFRRDRSAEGLNSLLNYGYTVLRAMAARAITATGLHPSIGLHHHNKYNAMALVDDLMEPFRPLVDLRVRRLMINDQIVLDKDTKAYLARIGRQDMTTDLGVSPLAVCVERLASSLAQSLADGKDQLVLPGAPLPLDQGVR